Proteins found in one Pseudomonas mosselii genomic segment:
- a CDS encoding tyrosine-type recombinase/integrase, with amino-acid sequence MRLVFATKDLALAGRSFEGFPLLIGSEGWPVEPAQSFLWHTLIESGEALSDLTWEAYGRRLYDYFAFLEANGLGWDEESPAHGLSALSRYRDWSSGELALDPGTVNNRLALIVRFYRWAKQRNLITVLPFGEKRVRVAQHSGLLSHIALPGAESTKVSVMVRDRKRLTKFLTKDQVKVCLALDTDPSHQILFHLMVRTGLRSCEARSFPLKYVFNPRLKKGLRPRQMISVALDPSDMHIKYDRPRTIDVPWSLMESMWSYSLHQREVRKSNGDGRVTALLLTNEGRHYSKDSVVDVMKSYERKCGFYVRAHMLRHTYGTYTLLALRKSKEFEGEPLLYVRDRLGHSDVQTTMIYLHLINQLEAQSVLAHEDEIDMMFMTDSVSRI; translated from the coding sequence ATGAGGCTGGTATTCGCAACAAAAGACCTAGCATTAGCAGGTCGATCCTTTGAAGGCTTTCCGTTGCTGATTGGGTCAGAGGGATGGCCAGTCGAGCCAGCTCAATCCTTCCTTTGGCACACGCTTATCGAGTCAGGTGAGGCCCTAAGCGATTTGACTTGGGAAGCCTATGGACGGCGTCTGTACGATTACTTTGCCTTCCTGGAAGCCAATGGATTGGGCTGGGACGAGGAAAGCCCGGCTCACGGTCTGAGTGCTCTGTCGAGGTACAGGGATTGGTCGAGCGGAGAATTAGCACTTGATCCCGGCACGGTGAACAATCGTCTGGCCTTGATCGTGAGGTTCTACCGATGGGCTAAGCAGCGCAACCTGATAACTGTGCTGCCCTTCGGTGAGAAAAGGGTAAGAGTTGCCCAACATTCCGGTCTTCTCAGTCATATCGCTCTGCCCGGAGCCGAGAGCACGAAAGTTTCGGTGATGGTTCGCGACCGAAAGCGCTTGACCAAATTCCTGACCAAGGATCAAGTCAAGGTATGCCTTGCCCTGGATACCGATCCAAGCCACCAGATATTGTTCCACCTCATGGTGCGTACCGGCCTTCGCTCCTGTGAAGCGAGGTCTTTTCCTCTCAAATATGTGTTCAACCCCAGGTTGAAGAAGGGACTGCGCCCAAGGCAAATGATCAGTGTTGCTCTTGATCCTTCAGACATGCATATCAAGTACGACCGGCCTAGAACTATCGACGTGCCATGGTCGTTGATGGAGAGCATGTGGTCTTACTCCCTTCACCAACGAGAGGTTCGTAAGTCCAATGGTGATGGACGTGTTACCGCGCTGCTGCTGACTAATGAAGGCAGGCATTATTCAAAAGATTCCGTAGTGGACGTTATGAAGTCCTATGAAAGAAAGTGCGGTTTCTATGTTCGGGCCCACATGCTACGCCACACCTATGGGACTTATACCTTGCTTGCTCTTCGAAAAAGCAAAGAGTTTGAAGGTGAGCCATTGTTGTATGTCCGAGATAGGCTGGGGCATTCAGATGTGCAAACAACTATGATCTATTTGCATCTCATAAACCAGCTTGAAGCCCAATCCGTCCTTGCTCACGAGGACGAAATTGACATGATGTTTATGACTGATTCGGTTTCGCGTATTTGA
- a CDS encoding tyrosine-type recombinase/integrase — translation MISAIVNEDGETFVLSRFGDAQWDLRPFFDQANIAHSYKFINWDMGMPRALIDDCKAVAYAWFKRGMPRSKPPIARGITTFAVVSVMPFVRWLNNLGVSSFADVRPIHVSNYVHHCKYELKLRPLPLYGRLRVIDFLWVFSVDTMFPIQSYPWGNSTLWRICGVANVKGLGAATKNVGRTDIIPHDEQSRIFNYCESIVREMKAELAVNGIGYHPSDERMAIRCRDAVLYIVSITSGMRNDEAIGIEVGAWRKELRNGINFCWVTTVEHKTGKGQVEYLVPELTIEALSLLAKYSAPIRKELDEEIRQLASNRDFSYSTEHLLRLEKARKDANKLFLGRNTQGGKVQESHHVEALSGQASNAAFDRIAKAAGSDWPLRTHQCRRTYARCFVESRMGRTSLIYLKWQFKHSSMSMTQLYASNPQQDLTLFDEIFQQMTEFKIDLIESWLDDQPLAGGAGEKIVELRAIPIKDRAALLAQTAPHANIRATGHGWCIATERGCGGAGLYEATRCPGCKNSVIDEVFASTWQDIYIQQRELIKIEDAGPAVRQRAERDLQVALDVITGKRIKWLILPLHESETDRHLIGLSG, via the coding sequence GTGATCAGCGCTATCGTTAATGAAGATGGAGAAACCTTCGTTCTTAGCAGGTTTGGCGATGCACAGTGGGATCTTCGCCCGTTTTTTGATCAGGCCAATATTGCTCATTCTTATAAATTCATCAACTGGGATATGGGCATGCCTCGGGCGCTTATTGATGACTGCAAAGCTGTTGCTTATGCTTGGTTTAAAAGAGGAATGCCTAGATCCAAACCTCCTATCGCACGGGGCATTACTACTTTCGCCGTCGTCAGCGTGATGCCTTTTGTTCGCTGGTTAAACAATCTAGGAGTTTCAAGCTTTGCAGATGTCCGTCCGATCCATGTCAGCAATTACGTTCATCATTGCAAATATGAATTGAAGTTAAGGCCTCTCCCGCTGTATGGGCGATTACGGGTTATTGATTTTCTTTGGGTGTTTTCTGTCGACACGATGTTTCCCATTCAGAGTTATCCTTGGGGTAATTCGACATTGTGGCGGATTTGTGGGGTCGCGAATGTAAAAGGGTTGGGTGCTGCCACTAAAAACGTCGGGCGAACAGATATCATTCCTCATGATGAACAATCTAGGATTTTCAACTATTGCGAAAGCATTGTCCGGGAGATGAAGGCCGAATTGGCAGTCAATGGTATTGGATATCATCCTAGTGATGAACGGATGGCAATTCGTTGCAGAGATGCTGTTCTGTATATAGTTTCAATCACTAGCGGCATGCGCAATGACGAGGCAATTGGAATTGAGGTTGGCGCTTGGCGCAAAGAGTTAAGAAATGGAATTAATTTTTGCTGGGTGACCACAGTCGAGCACAAGACAGGTAAAGGCCAAGTCGAATATCTTGTGCCAGAACTAACGATTGAAGCTTTAAGTCTTTTGGCAAAATATTCAGCACCCATCAGAAAAGAGCTGGATGAAGAGATTAGACAGCTTGCAAGCAATCGGGATTTTTCGTATTCAACTGAACATCTCCTTAGGCTCGAAAAAGCCCGAAAAGACGCGAATAAACTATTTTTGGGACGAAACACACAAGGAGGGAAAGTTCAGGAAAGCCATCATGTTGAGGCTCTCAGCGGGCAAGCATCCAATGCTGCGTTTGACCGTATAGCTAAAGCCGCTGGAAGCGATTGGCCGTTGAGGACGCATCAATGCAGGCGAACATATGCAAGATGCTTTGTAGAATCCCGTATGGGCCGCACTTCATTGATCTACCTCAAATGGCAGTTCAAACACAGCAGCATGAGTATGACCCAACTCTATGCATCCAATCCGCAGCAAGACCTGACTCTCTTTGATGAGATCTTCCAGCAGATGACAGAGTTTAAAATTGACCTGATCGAATCATGGCTCGATGATCAGCCACTGGCAGGGGGCGCTGGCGAAAAGATTGTGGAATTGCGGGCAATTCCAATCAAGGATAGAGCTGCTTTGCTTGCCCAGACCGCCCCACATGCCAACATTCGTGCGACTGGACACGGCTGGTGCATCGCCACAGAGCGGGGCTGCGGAGGTGCTGGTCTATACGAAGCCACACGGTGTCCAGGGTGCAAAAATTCGGTGATCGATGAAGTCTTCGCCAGCACTTGGCAGGACATCTACATTCAACAGCGAGAGCTGATAAAAATTGAGGATGCAGGCCCGGCTGTTAGGCAGCGCGCAGAACGCGACTTGCAGGTTGCACTAGATGTAATTACGGGTAAGCGGATTAAATGGTTGATCTTACCTTTGCATGAGAGTGAGACAGACCGGCATCTCATCGGATTATCTGGTTGA
- the cadR gene encoding Cd(II)/Pb(II)-responsive transcriptional regulator, whose product MRIGQLAQLVGVETQTIRFYEQQGLLPPPDRQDNGYRVYTEKHGEGLAFIRRCRILGLSLAEIHELQSYQDDPHQPCTAVNALLDDHISHVRSQITALQALEKQLVSLRASCNDDREVEACGVLAGISEGNMHQQ is encoded by the coding sequence ATGCGCATTGGTCAGTTGGCGCAGTTGGTAGGGGTCGAAACACAGACGATCCGCTTCTATGAACAGCAGGGCTTGTTGCCGCCGCCTGATCGGCAGGACAACGGTTACCGTGTCTATACCGAGAAGCATGGTGAGGGGCTGGCTTTCATCCGTCGCTGCAGAATCCTGGGCCTGTCACTGGCTGAGATTCACGAACTACAGAGCTATCAGGACGACCCTCATCAGCCTTGTACCGCCGTCAACGCCTTGCTCGATGATCACATCTCTCATGTGCGGTCGCAGATAACCGCTCTGCAAGCGCTTGAGAAACAACTCGTTTCACTGAGAGCGAGTTGCAACGATGACCGGGAAGTTGAGGCGTGTGGGGTTCTTGCTGGAATTAGCGAAGGAAACATGCACCAGCAGTAG
- a CDS encoding IS5-like element ISPa41 family transposase: protein MSQMSFSDFEYAGKRKQTRRERFLAEMDQVVPWAGLLELIEPFYPKAGGGRKPYPLETMLRIHLLQNWFSLSDPAMEEALYEITPMRQFARLTLSAPIPEDTTIMNFRHLLEKHQLAPAILAVINGYLQEKGLSLRQGTIVDATIIHAPRSTKNKEGKRDPEMHQTKKGGQYFFGMKAHIGADVESGLVHHVHGTAANVADVTQVAELLHGEENAVYADAGYTGVERREEHENRGVIWQIAARRSTYSKLNQRSVLYKAKRKIEFCKAQTRAKVEHPFRVIKRQFGYVKVRFRGLMKNTAQLTTLFALANLWRVRKQLMGMGEVRV, encoded by the coding sequence ATGAGCCAGATGAGCTTTTCCGACTTTGAGTACGCCGGCAAGCGCAAGCAAACCCGCCGAGAGCGCTTCCTCGCCGAAATGGATCAGGTGGTGCCCTGGGCAGGCCTGCTGGAGCTGATCGAACCGTTCTACCCCAAGGCCGGCGGCGGTAGAAAACCCTATCCTCTGGAAACCATGCTGCGCATCCATCTGTTGCAGAACTGGTTCTCCCTGAGCGACCCGGCCATGGAAGAAGCGCTCTACGAAATCACGCCCATGCGCCAGTTCGCACGCCTGACGCTGAGCGCGCCAATCCCCGAAGACACCACGATCATGAACTTCCGGCACTTGCTGGAGAAGCATCAGCTCGCACCGGCAATCCTTGCGGTCATCAATGGTTATCTGCAGGAAAAAGGCCTGTCGCTGCGCCAAGGCACCATCGTCGATGCCACCATTATTCATGCCCCCCGCTCGACCAAAAATAAAGAAGGCAAGCGTGATCCCGAGATGCACCAGACCAAGAAAGGCGGTCAGTATTTCTTCGGGATGAAGGCGCACATCGGTGCCGATGTCGAGTCCGGCCTGGTGCATCACGTCCATGGCACCGCTGCCAATGTGGCCGATGTCACGCAGGTGGCTGAACTGCTGCATGGCGAAGAAAACGCCGTGTATGCAGATGCCGGTTACACCGGTGTCGAAAGGCGCGAAGAGCATGAAAATCGGGGGGTGATCTGGCAGATTGCAGCGCGTCGCAGCACCTATTCCAAGCTGAACCAGCGCAGCGTACTGTACAAAGCCAAGCGCAAGATCGAGTTCTGCAAGGCTCAGACACGGGCCAAGGTCGAGCATCCGTTTCGCGTGATCAAGCGGCAGTTTGGTTACGTGAAAGTACGTTTTCGTGGGCTGATGAAAAACACGGCTCAGTTGACCACGCTGTTCGCCCTGGCAAACCTGTGGAGGGTTCGAAAACAGCTCATGGGTATGGGTGAGGTTCGCGTTTAA
- the lspA gene encoding signal peptidase II has product MLIIGKKLSPYALLSISGLLAASDQAVKWLVQQSMAYGEYVSVTPFFNWVHLWNTGAAFSLFANGGCWQRYFFIGIAVVVSIFLIKLILENRHKGEAIAYSLILGGAMGNLIDRVFRGYVVDSFDFYWRDWHWPAFNLADIAIVLGALLFVSSSLLGKKANTNAEPDGSD; this is encoded by the coding sequence ATGCTCATTATTGGCAAAAAGCTCTCGCCGTATGCCCTATTGTCCATATCGGGCCTGCTGGCAGCGTCTGATCAGGCTGTAAAGTGGCTGGTGCAGCAATCAATGGCCTATGGCGAGTATGTTTCGGTGACCCCGTTCTTTAACTGGGTGCACCTATGGAACACCGGTGCCGCATTCAGTCTTTTTGCGAATGGTGGATGCTGGCAGCGCTACTTTTTTATCGGAATCGCGGTAGTGGTCTCGATTTTTCTGATCAAGCTGATCCTTGAAAATCGTCATAAAGGAGAAGCCATCGCTTACAGTCTTATCCTCGGTGGCGCCATGGGCAACCTGATTGACCGGGTCTTTCGCGGCTATGTTGTGGATTCCTTTGATTTCTATTGGCGAGACTGGCATTGGCCGGCCTTCAACCTGGCTGATATTGCAATTGTCCTCGGTGCCTTACTTTTCGTTTCCAGCAGCTTGTTGGGTAAAAAAGCAAACACCAATGCCGAGCCGGATGGATCTGACTGA
- a CDS encoding ISL3-like element ISPpu12 family transposase: MTELPDNILHLPQYQVLGCKSTDDEMHFQVDVPDPIACEECGVQGEFVRFGKRDVPYRDLPIHGKRVTLWVVRRRYTCRACKTTFRPQLPEMVDGFRMTLRLHEYVEKESFNHPYTFVAAQTGLDEKTVRDIFNARAEFLGRWHRFETPRILGIDELYLNKRYRCILTNIEERTLLDLLATRRQDVVTNYLMKLKDRQKVEIVSMDMWNPYRAAVKAVLPQARIVVDKFHVVRMANDALERVRKGLRKELKPSQSRTLKGDRKILLKRAHEVSDRERLIMETWTGAFPQLLAAYEHKERFYGIWDATTRLQAEAALDEWIATIPKGQKEVWSDLVRAVGNWREETMTYFETDMPVTNAYTESINRLAKDKNREGRGYSFEVMRARMLYTTKHKKKAPTAKVSPFYKKTIGYGLPDFAEELNYGVDLSTI; encoded by the coding sequence ATGACCGAACTTCCCGACAACATCCTTCACCTGCCGCAATACCAAGTACTGGGCTGCAAATCAACCGACGACGAAATGCACTTCCAGGTGGACGTGCCCGATCCCATCGCCTGCGAGGAATGCGGCGTGCAGGGTGAGTTCGTACGGTTCGGCAAGCGTGACGTTCCCTATCGTGATCTGCCCATCCACGGCAAGCGGGTCACTCTCTGGGTGGTCCGCCGCCGATACACCTGCCGGGCCTGCAAGACAACATTCAGGCCCCAGCTACCGGAGATGGTGGACGGATTCCGTATGACACTGCGGCTGCATGAGTACGTGGAGAAGGAATCCTTCAACCACCCCTACACCTTTGTGGCGGCACAGACCGGCCTGGACGAGAAGACGGTGCGCGACATCTTCAACGCCCGCGCCGAGTTCCTGGGGCGCTGGCACCGCTTCGAGACGCCCCGCATCCTGGGCATTGACGAGCTATACCTGAACAAGCGCTACCGCTGCATTCTGACCAACATTGAGGAGCGAACCCTGCTCGACCTGCTGGCCACCCGCCGCCAGGACGTGGTGACCAACTACCTGATGAAGCTGAAAGACCGGCAGAAGGTCGAGATCGTCAGCATGGACATGTGGAACCCCTACCGGGCAGCGGTCAAGGCTGTGCTGCCCCAGGCCCGTATCGTGGTCGATAAGTTCCATGTGGTGCGCATGGCCAACGATGCCCTAGAGAGAGTGCGCAAGGGCCTCAGAAAGGAGCTGAAACCGTCCCAGAGCCGGACTCTCAAGGGAGACCGGAAAATCCTGCTGAAACGCGCTCACGAAGTCTCAGACCGGGAGCGCCTCATCATGGAGACCTGGACAGGCGCGTTCCCGCAACTGCTGGCCGCCTACGAGCACAAGGAGCGCTTCTACGGCATCTGGGACGCCACCACACGGCTCCAGGCAGAAGCCGCCCTGGACGAGTGGATAGCCACCATCCCGAAGGGCCAAAAGGAAGTCTGGAGCGATCTGGTCAGGGCAGTGGGAAACTGGCGCGAAGAGACCATGACCTACTTCGAGACGGACATGCCCGTCACCAACGCTTACACGGAGTCCATCAACCGACTGGCCAAGGACAAGAACCGTGAAGGGCGCGGTTACTCCTTCGAGGTGATGCGGGCACGAATGCTCTACACCACGAAGCACAAGAAGAAGGCACCGACTGCGAAGGTCTCTCCTTTCTACAAGAAAACCATCGGTTACGGACTGCCGGACTTCGCAGAGGAACTCAACTACGGAGTCGATCTATCAACCATCTGA